From the genome of Adhaeribacter pallidiroseus:
ACGGGCGGAGTTTACCGGTGCCTGCGGAATTTGCAGCGAATAAACCGCTGTAGTATCGGCCACGGTTAACTTGTAACCCCGCAACCAGGGATTTTGCAGCCGCAAGGTTTTGTAGTTAATGCCTTGTTCCAGGGCAAACTGCGGCAAATCTTCAATAGTGCTGGTAACGGGTATCGCGTGCGTAGGTAAGTTGGCGTAGGCATCGGCTTGCAGCAAATCAAAACCGTAACGCTTGGGGTTCTCCAGAATTTCTTTTAAAGCCAATATCCGGAACAGGTACCGGGAAGTTTCTTCGTTCAAATACAAATCGTAATAAGAGGTTACTTTTTGTGCTTTTAGCGCGGCTTGCAAACCACCCATACCGCGGTTATACGAAGCCGCGGCGTTGGTCCAGGAACCGAAACGTTGCTTTGCTTTTTTAAAATAATTACAAGCGGCAATGGTCGATTTTTCGAAATGATACCGTTCGTCTACCTCGTCGTTAATGGTTAGTTTTAACTCCCGGGCCGTAGCCGGCATAAAC
Proteins encoded in this window:
- a CDS encoding lytic transglycosylase domain-containing protein, encoding MAYLTPSLKYLFFIACLLGVVNLCSQQVNPSQIANLGHRPFPLPKSLSFAGEPVPLEVPDVAERLDRELQSNAYFHSNVLLALKRLQRTLPEMERVLEANGLPADFKYVALAESLLGNVISPKGAVGVWQFMPATARELKLTINDEVDERYHFEKSTIAACNYFKKAKQRFGSWTNAAASYNRGMGGLQAALKAQKVTSYYDLYLNEETSRYLFRILALKEILENPKRYGFDLLQADAYANLPTHAIPVTSTIEDLPQFALEQGINYKTLRLQNPWLRGYKLTVADTTAVYSLQIPQAPVNSARD